The Triplophysa dalaica isolate WHDGS20190420 chromosome 5, ASM1584641v1, whole genome shotgun sequence genome window below encodes:
- the LOC130421458 gene encoding uncharacterized protein LOC130421458 — protein MKYKDSRYKYDLDTMTPGTMRIKFSKVFVIFVFICGCFASVLHGQEHVVPFTAELPLVSVNSVADIQMSSCSPLEVNRAISVVISSAGTMSDQALCALRNDTIIPSVTLQQLQTHFQQILKSAMNLSIELDPQTNVDVAALFWGNLDEETIQNRHFFQFWLYLKFLPVLPYIREQYLTQLSRRNFTCENFQMIVKVLSMEGTLVTDTQHQAFFTHLIYAYLSRRDTPDPGCLSNVANNTEWLLDNLGMSSGYATLKQLQALNSYFASFDSLSMLSPSQAAELTQDSEALNSVNMINVIFDYLEEGDVFRNADEFFATLTQSKALEIDPVVRDVMMNRTFSIISLHFSNFLYEDWVSWFTVKLVPLLPSMTGEMLQTATLSVDCTGYHVIVEGLNSVFDQMTLLKRKEITLVLVDYLKQRNGSGSTCGSDTSSVSTWLDVNFGQFSVYVAYEDLRVLNTDFPSIEALKVQSAFQVAQLTVDSGALNNTDMINIVFDLLGGSYALKNVDDFLSGLAQTSQALEIDPVVRDVMMNRTFAIISLHFSNFLDEDWDSWFTVNLVPLLPSMTAEMLQTATLSVDCAEYHIIVEGLNSVFDQMTVLRKQEITLVLVNYLKQRLGSGSTCGSDTSSLSTWLDVKFGQFSVYVAYEDLRVLNTDFTSIETLDVLNASQVAQLTVNSGALNNTDMIHLVFDHLGDGETLQNVDDFLSGLTLTLQALKIDPVVRDVMMNRTFAIISLHFSNFSYEDWDSWFTVKLVPLLPSLTKEMIQTATLSVDCAEYHVIVEGLNSAFDQMTVLRKQEITLVLVNYLKQRLGSGSTCGSDNSSLSTWLDVNFGKFYIYVAFEDLLNLNTEFSSIEAIDLLSASQLAQLTVNLGALDNTNMINMVFDTLGDSNAFQNVDDFLAGLAQTFQVLEINPVVRDIMMNRTFAIVSIHFSNFLDEDWVSWFTVKLVPLLPSMTAEMLQTATLSVNCTGYHVIVEGLRSVFDQMTVLRKQEITLVLVDYLKQRRGSGSTCGSDTSSLSSWLDVNFGQFSVYVALEDLRVLNTEFSNIEKLDFLSPSQAVQLTVSSGALNSADVMNMVFDLLEDGSAFQNIDDFLAGFANTSQASEINPVVRDVMMNRTFSIISLHVSSFLYTDWVSWFTVKLVPLLPSLTKEMLQRATISVDCTRYHVIVKGLSSVFDQMTLQRKQEITLVLVDYLKQNYTSASTCGSDTSSLSTWLGVNFGKFSVYVAYEDLQELNTVFPSMEALDNLNASEIALLTVNSGALNNTDMMEMVFIRIGNGNAFQNTNDFLTSLIQTAQALEIHPVVRDVMMNRTFSIISLHFSNFSYEDWVSWFTVKLVPFLPSLTKEMLERATLSVNCTGYHVIVDGLNRAFDQMTLLRKQEITLVLVDYLKQRHGSGSTCGSDTSSLSTWLDVNFDQFSDYVAFEDLRVLNTEFSNIEALDSLSPSQAAQLTVSSGALNNADVMNMVFDLLEDGNAFQNIDDFLTGLAHISQALEINAMVRDVMMNRTFAIISLRFSNFWRKDWVSWFTVKLVPLLPSLTAEMLQKVTLSVDCTGYHVIVKVLSSVFDQMTLQRKQEITMVLVDYLKQNYTSASTCGSDTGSLSSWLAVNFGKFSLYVAYEDLRVLNTDFSSIEALNIQSAFQVAQLTVDSGALNNTDMINIVFDLLGDSYALKNVDDFLSGLTQTSQALEINPVVMDVMMNRTFAIISLHFSNFLDEDWDSWFTVKLVPLLPSLSAEMLQTATLSADCAEYHIIVEGLNSAFDQMTLLKRKEIALVLARYLKQSYRSGTTCGSNTSSVSAWLDVNFGKFSLYVAFEDLQEREVEGNLCQNMMYCQLCQLCSPSSLLMPTLPSV, from the exons ATGAAGTACAAAGATTCCAG ATATAAATATGATCTGGATACGATGACCCCAGGGACAATGAGAATAAAATTTAGCAAAGTTTTTGTCATCTTTGTTTTCATCTGCG GTTGCTTTGCTTCGGTTTTGCATGGACAG GAACATGTTGTGCCTTTCACTG CAGAACTTCCGCTGGTTTCTGTGAACAG TGTAGCGGATATTCAGATGTCGTCGTGCAGCCCACTTGAGGTGAACCGTGCAATTTCAGTG GTGATCAGCTCTGCGGGGACAATGAGTGACCAGGCATTGTGTGCTCTAAGGAACGACACAATCATCCCCAGTGTGACGCTTCAGCAACTGCAGACGCACTTCCAACAGATCCTCAAATCCGCAATGAATCTCTCCATTGAACTG GACCCACAGACAAATGTAGATGTGGCTGCTTTGTTTTGGGGGAATCTCGATGAAGAAACCATCCAAAACCGACACTTCTTCCAGTTCTGGCTGTATTTAAAGTTTCTGCCTGTTCTTCCATACATCCGTGAGCAGTATCTGACACAACTGAGCAGGAGAAACTTCACATGTGAAAACTTCCAGATGAT AGTGAAGGTTCTTAGCATGGAGGGAACCCTGGTTACAGACACGCAACATCAAGCGTTCTTTACTCATCTGATTTACGCTTACCTGTCCAGGAGAGATACCCCAG ATCCCGGCTGTCTATCAAACGTCGCCAATAACACTGAATGGTTACTTGACAATTTAGGAATGTCCTCTGGATATGCCACCCTCAAACAGCTGCAAGCGCTCAACAGCTATTTCGCTAGC TTTGATTCATTAAGTATGCTGAGTCCATCTCAAGCAGCTGAGCTCACTCAGGATTCAGAGGCGCTGAACAGCGTCAATATGATCAACGTGATTTTCGATTATCTAGAGGAAGGCGATGTCTTCCGGAATGCCGATGAATTTTTTGCGACACTAACTCAATCCAAg GCTTTGGAAATCGATCCAGTGGTGAGGGACGTCATGATGAATCGGACCTTTTCCATCATCAGTCTTCATTTTTCAAATTTCTTGTACGAAGACTGGGTTTCCTGGTTTACGGTGAAACTGGTTCCTCTCCTCCCCAGCATGACTGGAGAGATGCTTCAAACAGCAACATTAAGCGTTGACTGCACCGGATACCACGTCAT TGTTGAGGGGCTGAACAGTGTCTTTGACCAGATGACACTGCTGAAACGGAAGGAGATCACACTTGTTCTAGTAGACTATCTAAAACAGAGAAATGGATCAG GCTCAACCTGTGGGTCAGACACCAGCAGTGTCAGCACTTGGCTTGATGTGAACTTCGGTCAATTCTCTGTCTATGTTGCTTATGAAGATCTCCGGGTGCTCAACACAGACTTCCCCAGT ATTGAGGCACTGAAGGTCCAGAGTGCTTTCCAAGTAGCTCAACTGACAGTGGATTCTGGAGCTCTGAACAACACAGACATGATCAACATAGTCTTTGACCTTCTAGGAGGCAGCTATGCattaaagaatgttgatgaCTTCCTGTCAGGTCTCGCTCAGACTTCCCAG GCGTTGGAAATCGATCCAGTGGTGAGGGACGTCATGATGAATCGGACCTTTGCCATCATCAGTCTTCATTTCTCAAATTTCTTAGACGAAGACTGGGATTCCTGGTTCACAGTGAATCTGGTTCCTCTCCTCCCCAGCATGACTGCAGAGATGCTTCAAACAGCAACATTAAGCGTTGACTGCGCCGAATACCACATCAT TGTTGAGGGACTGAACAGTGTCTTTGACCAGATGACAGTGCTTAGAAAGCAGGAGATCACACTTGTTCTAGTAAACTATCTAAAACAGAGACTTGGATCAG GCTCAACCTGTGGGTCAGACACCAGCAGTCTCAGCACTTGGCTTGATGTGAAGTTTGGTCAATTCTCTGTCTATGTTGCTTATGAAGATCTTCGGGTGCTCAACACAGACTTCACAAGT ATTGAGACACTGGATGTCCTGAATGCTTCCCAAGTAGCTCAACTGACGGTGAATTCTGGAGCTCTGAACAACACAGACATGATCCACTTGGTCTTTGACCATTTAGGAGATGGCGAGACATTGCAGAATGTTGATGACTTCCTGTCAGGTCTCACACTGACTTTGCAA GCTTTGAAAATCGATCCAGTGGTGAGGGACGTCATGATGAATCGGACCTTTGCCATCATCAGTCTTCATTTCTCAAATTTCTCGTACGAAGACTGGGATTCCTGGTTTACAGTGAAACTGGTTCCTCTCCTCCCCAGCCTGACTAAAGAGATGATTCAAACAGCAACATTAAGCGTTGACTGCGCCGAATACCACGTCAT TGTTGAGGGGCTGAACAGTGCCTTTGACCAGATGACAGTGCTGAGAAAGCAGGAGATCACACTTGTTCTAGTAAACTATCTAAAACAGAGACTTGGATCAG GCTCAACATGTGGGTCAGACAACAGCAGTCTCAGCACTTGGCTTGATGTGAACTTTGGAAAATTCTATATCTATGTTGCTTTTGAAGATCTCCTGAATCTCAACACAGAATTctccagt ATTGAGGCAATAGACCTTCTGAGTGCTTCCCAACTGGCTCAACTGACAGTGAATCTTGGAGCTCTggacaacacaaacatgatcaACATGGTTTTTGACACTCTCGGAGATAGCAATGCATTTCAAAACGTTGATGACTTCCTTGCTGGTCTTGCCCAGACATTCCAG GTTTTGGAAATCAATCCAGTGGTGAGGGACATCATGATGAATCGGACCTTTGCCATCGTCAgtattcatttttcaaatttcTTGGACGAAGACTGGGTTTCCTGGTTCACAGTGAAACTGGTTCCTCTCCTCCCCAGCATGACTGCAGAGATGCTTCAAACAGCAACATTAAGCGTTAACTGCACCGGATACCACGTCAT TGTTGAGGGGCTGAGAAGTGTCTTTGACCAGATGACAGTGCTTAGAAAGCAGGAGATCACACTTGTTCTAGTAGACTATCTAAAACAGAGACGTGGATCAG GCTCAACCTGTGGGTCAGACACCAGCAGTCTCAGCAGTTGGCTTGATGTGAACTTTGGTCAATTCTCTGTCTATGTGGCCTTGGAAGATCTTCGAGTGCTCAACACAGAATTCTCCAAT ATTGAGAAACTGGATTTTCTTAGTCCTTCCCAAGCAGTTCAACTGACAGTCAGTTCTGGAGCTCTGAACAGCGCAGACGTGATGAACATGGTCTTTGACCTTCTAGAAGATGGCAGTGCATTTCAGAACATTGATGACTTCCTGGCTGGTTTTGCTAATACTTCCCAG GCTTCAGAAATCAACCCAGTGGTGAGGGACGTCATGATGAATCGGACTTTTTCCATCATCAGTCTTCATGTTTCAAGTTTCTTGTACACAGACTGGGTTTCCTGGTTCACAGTGAAACTGGTTCCTCTCCTCCCCAGCCTGACTAAAGAGATGCTTCAAAGAGCAACAATAAGTGTTGACTGCACCAGATACCACGTCAT TGTTAAGGGTCTGAGTAGTGTCTTTGACCAGATGACACTGCAGAGAAAGCAGGAGATCACACTTGTTCTAGTAGACTATCTAAAACAAAACTACACATCAG CCTCAACCTGTGGGTCAGACACCAGCAGTCTCAGCACTTGGCTTGGTGTGAACTTTGGTAAATTCTCTGTCTATGTGGCTTATGAAGATCTCCAGGAGCTCAACACAGTATTCCCCAGC ATGGAGGCACTGGACAATCTAAATGCTTCCGAAATAGCTTTACTGACAGTGAATTCTGGAGCTCTGAACAACACAGACATGATGGAAATGGTCTTTATACGAATAGGAAATGGCAATGCATTCCAGAACACTAATGACTTCCTGACAAGTCTTATTCAAACTGCGCAG GCTTTGGAAATCCATCCAGTGGTGAGGGACGTCATGATGAATCGGACCTTTTCCATCATCAGTCTTCATTTTTCAAATTTCTCGTACGAAGACTGGGTTTCCTGGTTTACAGTGAAACTGGTTCCTTTCCTCCCCAGCCTGACTAAAGAGATGCTTGAAAGAGCAACATTAAGCGTTAACTGCACGGGATACCACGTCAT TGTTGACGGGCTGAACAGAGCCTTTGACCAGATGACACTGCTGAGAAAGCAGGAGATCACACTTGTTCTAGTAGACTATCTAAAACAGAGACATGGATCAG GCTCAACCTGTGGGTCAGACACCAGCAGTCTCAGCACTTGGCTTGATGTGAACTTTGATCAATTCTCTGACTATGTGGCTTTTGAAGATCTTCGAGTGCTCAACACAGAATTCTCCAAT ATTGAGGCACTGGACTCTCTTAGTCCTTCCCAAGCAGCTCAACTGACAGTCAGTTCTGGAGCTCTGAACAACGCAGACGTAATGAACATGGTCTTTGACCTTCTAGAAGATGGCAATGCATTTCAGAACATTGATGATTTCCTGACTGGTCTTGCTCATATTTCCCAG GCTTTGGAAATAAATGCTATGGTGAGGGACGTCATGATGAATCGGACCTTCGCCATCATCAGTCTTCGTTTTTCAAATTTCTGGAGAAAAGACTGGGTGTCCTGGTTCACGGTAAAACTGGTTCCTCTCCTCCCCAGCCTCACAGCAGAGATGCTCCAAAAAGTCACATTAAGCGTTGACTGCACCGGATACCACGTCAT TGTTAAGGTTCTGAGTAGTGTCTTTGACCAGATGACACTGCAGAGAAAACAGGAGATCACAATGGTTCTAGTAGACTATCTAAAACAAAACTACACATCAG CCTCAACCTGTGGGTCAGACACCGGCAGTCTCAGCTCTTGGCTTGCTGTGAACTTTGGTAAATTCTCTCTCTATGTGGCTTATGAAGATCTCCGGGTGCTCAACACAGACTTCTCAAGT ATTGAGGCACTGAATATCCAGAGTGCTTTCCAAGTAGCTCAACTGACAGTGGATTCTGGAGCTCTGAACAACACAGACATGATCAACATAGTCTTCGATCTTCTCGGAGACAGCTATGCattaaagaatgttgatgaCTTCCTGTCAGGTCTCACCCAGACTTCCCAG GCTTTAGAAATCAATCCAGTGGTGATGGACGTCATGATGAATCGGACCTTTGCCATCATCAGTCTTCATTTTTCAAATTTCTTGGACGAAGACTGGGATTCCTGGTTTACAGTGAAACTGGTTCCTCTCCTCCCCAGCCTGAGTGCTGAGATGCTTCAAACAGCAACATTAAGCGCTGACTGCGCCGAATACCACATCAT TGT